The genomic DNA GAGGTCCACAAGGCGATCGACGTTATGCGGGCTGATGAGCCAGGCTTCATCCAGAAGCTTCTGCGCCTTCTCAAAGAAACCCATCTTCATCAAACAGCGGGCCAGAAGGTGCTGGGCGCGCAGATCACCGCCGCTGGCGGGATGGACCTTCTGCATCCAAAGCAGGGCTTCCTTGTATTTGCCTAAATCAAAAAGCGTGGCGCCGTATTCCACAGCGGCCCTTATATTATCAGGCTCGGCCTCGCAGAGTTTTTTCAAAACGTCTTCGCCGCTGGCCAGATCACCCTTTTTCCGCATGGCGGCGATATCGCGGAAGACCTTGCGGCAGGCGAGGGACATGGTGGCGAACTTCAAAAGCTCATTCAGATTCTTGACGATCTGCGCTTGGGAAATTTCGCCCGTGTGGATCTGCATCACATTATATTCGTTGGCGACCGCGATCACGCGTTCGGCCAGATCCAGAGCTATGAAATAAATGGGGCGGGTATCAACGCGGAAGGTGCCTTGGGCCGCGCGCAGGACCTTGGTTACGGTTTGCTCGCCGTGCTCCCAGTCCACGACCAGCATGCTTTCAGGATTCTTACGCAGATCCTCGATCACATCACCGACCGTATCGAAGGCGTTGACGGTAAGGATCCCGTAATTTTTCATCTCACGAACCACCACCGACCGAACCGTGGTGCGGCTCACGAAGACAGTAGCCGTCTTGATTGCAAGCTCCTTGGGAGGAGCTGCATTCTGGTCCTTGCCGGTAAAATCAAATGCACGGGCCGTAGCCATAATTCTTTCCTGGGCAACAGTGTCTAGTACAGATCCAAAGCATCTATCGCACCGGGACAGCTTACAGGATCGGCAGGCGGTGGCGGCTCTTGAGAAGTCACCCAAGTCCTGAAAATTCCTGGCTCAGATCAACAGAATCCCTCTTCCGCAATTCCGCTGAGCAGAGCATCCGTATCGAAATCTTCCAGTTCCAGTATGCCCGGTTCCGAGCTGTCCCCGTTAAACAAGGATATCGGCGCGCTGGGGGAAATTGTCGATTCGGGTTTACGAGCGGGCGCAGCAAGACCTTTGCTATCATGGACTTGCGTTTCATGAACGCCAGAATTGTCACTCATCACGCG from Oligoflexus sp. includes the following:
- a CDS encoding tetratricopeptide repeat protein produces the protein MATARAFDFTGKDQNAAPPKELAIKTATVFVSRTTVRSVVVREMKNYGILTVNAFDTVGDVIEDLRKNPESMLVVDWEHGEQTVTKVLRAAQGTFRVDTRPIYFIALDLAERVIAVANEYNVMQIHTGEISQAQIVKNLNELLKFATMSLACRKVFRDIAAMRKKGDLASGEDVLKKLCEAEPDNIRAAVEYGATLFDLGKYKEALLWMQKVHPASGGDLRAQHLLARCLMKMGFFEKAQKLLDEAWLISPHNVDRLVDLGHILLNMDKTEEALGKFNEALKLDKDFKEAKVGKAQCELLEGHVNEAMKFLTQIETPQELASIFNSAAIMAIRQGQYKQGLSLYKSAVTYVSSDTQVLARVFFNMGVGLVKWGKAAQALSAFEQAATLDANFTKASHNVEILKAQKAKGGALTEPKRIQELESLDQEDEEFGAMDFGVNPAPAEAKQGEESETDEIDDSYFQSLVSGS